One region of Triticum aestivum cultivar Chinese Spring chromosome 6B, IWGSC CS RefSeq v2.1, whole genome shotgun sequence genomic DNA includes:
- the LOC123137802 gene encoding histone H4, with product MSGRGKGGKGLGKGGAKRHRKVLRDNIQGITKPAIRRLARRGGVKRISGLIYEETRGVLKIFLENVIRDAVTYTEHARRKTVTAMDVVYALKRQGRTLYGFGG from the coding sequence ATGTCTGGGCGTGGCAAGGGCGGCAAGGGGCTCGGCAAGGGCGGCGCCAAGCGCCACCGGAAGGTGCTCCGCGACAACATCCagggcatcaccaagccggcgatcCGGAGGCTGGCGAGGAGGGGCGGCGTGAAGCGCATCTCGgggctcatctacgaggagacccgcggcgtcctcaagatcttcctcgagaacgTCATCCGCGACGCCGTCACCTACACCGAGCACGCCCGTCGCAAGACCGTCACCGCCATGGACGTCGTGTACGCCCTCAAGCGCCAGGGCCGCACCCTCTACGGCTTTGGCGGCTGA